From the genome of Eucalyptus grandis isolate ANBG69807.140 chromosome 2, ASM1654582v1, whole genome shotgun sequence, one region includes:
- the LOC120290778 gene encoding polygalacturonase-1 non-catalytic subunit beta-like: MNVNKGVEPGKYFWQSTLRSGNVIPMPDLRSKTPERSFLPHSISSGLPFSTSKIAELKQIFHARDDSTMEKIMVCTLGLCEKAPTQGETKRCVSSVEDMIDFATLIFGHNIKLHATKSDEGSKRDILIGRVKRIGGSKLSAPVACHDSLFPCLVYNCHAVPTPHVHEVGILDPVCKSKINNGIAVCHMDTSAGNPNHEAFLALGSGPGRIEACHWIYGDYAVWTRAN; this comes from the coding sequence ATGAACGTGAACAAAGGCGTGGAGCCAGGGAAATACTTTTGGCAGTCAACGCTGAGAAGTGGGAATGTGATCCCGATGCCAGATCTTCGTTCCAAAACTCCCGAAAGGTCATTTTTGCCACACAGTATTTCCTCTGGATTACCGTTCTCGACCTCGAAGATCGCCGAGCTGAAGCAAATCTTCCATGCTAGGGACGATTCGACTATGGAGAAGATCATGGTATGCACACTTGGCCTGTGCGAGAAAGCACCGACACAAGGTGAGACCAAGCGATGTGTTAGTTCTGTTGAGGACATGATAGACTTTGCCACCTTGATATTTGGCCACAACATCAAGCTTCATGCCACGAAGAGCGACGAAGGGTCGAAGCGTGATATCTTGATTGGACGAGTAAAAAGGATAGGTGGGAGTAAATTGAGTGCGCCTGTGGCATGTCACGATAGTCTATTTCCTTGCCTGGTTTATAACTGTCATGCGGTTCCAACACCCCACGTTCACGAGGTGGGTATACTGGATCCCGTGTGCAAGTCCAAGATCAACAACGGCATCGCAGTCTGTCATATGGACACGTCGGCTGGGAATCCAAATCACGAGGCATTTCTTGCGCTCGGGTCGGGCCCTGGTCGAATCGAGGCCTGCCACTGGATCTATGGGGATTATGCGGTCTGGACTAGGGCTAATTag
- the LOC104433538 gene encoding polygalacturonase non-catalytic subunit AroGP2-like isoform X1 yields MHNSFSTMALTSLLLHLLLLLSSLHVLTTVARATPEADSLADEANSISPKAYLVHYWNEQITNNLPKPPILFTKASPLTAVSATIFAELVAKGAISDHLLSFCEEAQLLCFMNSSSYGVAKTIDAQLYKVYPRGPPPDTIVATDDKKVNGGMEQGLFFRESMLKSGNVMPMPDLRDNFPKTSFLPRRISSKLPFSTSKLAELKQIFHAIENSTMEKIMAQTLGLCEGAALQDETKRCVASIEDMIDFATSVLGHDVMVRSTESARGSKQEVLIGVVKRIEGSEGSKPVACHQSLFPYIVYYCHAFPNVRVYEADILDPKSKAMINHGVAICHMDTSTWSPAHGSFLLLGSGPGQIEVCHWINENNMMWTIAK; encoded by the exons atgcacaacagtttcaGCACGATGGCTCtcacctccctcctcctccacctcctcctcctcctctcttctctccat GTCCTCACCACCGTCGCTAGGGCCACTCCCGAGGCCGACTCCCTCGCCGACGAGGCTAACTCGATCTCTCCCAAAGCATACCTTGTCCATTACTGGAACGAGCAAATCACCAACAACCTTCCCAAGCCACCAATCCTCTTCACCAAAGCGTCACCTCTGACGGCCGTGTCAGCGACCATCTTCGCCGAACTCGTTGCCAAAGGCGCCATCTCGGACCACCTCTTATCGTTCTGCGAGGAGGCGCAATTGCTCTGCTTCATGAACTCATCATCTTATGGGGTCGCAAAGACAATTGACGCCCAACTATACAAAGTATACCCCCGCGGCCCACCCCCGGATACAATTGTGGCAACTGATGACAAGAAAGTAAATGGGGGCATGGAGCAGGGCTTGTTCTTTCGAGAGTCGATGCTGAAGAGCGGGAATGTGATGCCAATGCCCGACCTCCGGGATAACTTTCCCAAAACGTCATTTTTGCCTCGCCGCATTTCCTCCAAACTGCCATTCTCAACCTCGAAGCTCGCTGAGTTGAAGCAAATCTTCCATGCCATTGAAAATTCCACTATGGAGAAGATCATGGCACAAACGCTAGGCCTGTGCGAGGGTGCAGCACTCCAAGACGAAACCAAGAGGTGTGTGGCCTCCATCGAGGACATGATCGACTTCGCCACCTCGGTTTTGGGTCATGACGTCATGGTCCGATCCACGGAGAGTGCCAGAGGGTCGAAGCAGGAGGTCTTGATCGGGGTGGTCAAGAGGATCGAGGGCAGCGAAGGGAGCAAGCCCGTGGCCTGTCACCAGAGTCTATTTCCTTACATTGTCTATTACTGTCATGCATTTCCAAACGTCCGAGTTTACGAAGCAGACATACTAGATCCCAAATCCAAGGCTATGATCAATCACGGTGTCGCCATTTGTCATATGGACACATCAACTTGGAGCCCTGCCCACGGGTCATTTCTGTTGCTTGGATCGGGTCCTGGCCAGATCGAGGTCTGCCATTGGATAAATGAGAATAACATGATGTGGACAATTGCCAAGTAA
- the LOC104433538 gene encoding polygalacturonase non-catalytic subunit AroGP2-like isoform X2 — protein sequence MHNSFSTMALTSLLLLHLLLLSSLHVLTTVARATPEADSLADEANSISPKAYLVHYWNEQITNNLPKPPILFTKASPLTAVSATIFAELVAKGAISDHLLSFCEEAQLLCFMNSSSYGVAKTIDAQLYKVYPRGPPPDTIVATDDKKVNGGMEQGLFFRESMLKSGNVMPMPDLRDNFPKTSFLPRRISSKLPFSTSKLAELKQIFHAIENSTMEKIMAQTLGLCEGAALQDETKRCVASIEDMIDFATSVLGHDVMVRSTESARGSKQEVLIGVVKRIEGSEGSKPVACHQSLFPYIVYYCHAFPNVRVYEADILDPKSKAMINHGVAICHMDTSTWSPAHGSFLLLGSGPGQIEVCHWINENNMMWTIAK from the exons atgcacaacagtttcaGCACGATGGCTCtcacctccctcctcctcctccacctcctcctcctctcttctctccat GTCCTCACCACCGTCGCTAGGGCCACTCCCGAGGCCGACTCCCTCGCCGACGAGGCTAACTCGATCTCTCCCAAAGCATACCTTGTCCATTACTGGAACGAGCAAATCACCAACAACCTTCCCAAGCCACCAATCCTCTTCACCAAAGCGTCACCTCTGACGGCCGTGTCAGCGACCATCTTCGCCGAACTCGTTGCCAAAGGCGCCATCTCGGACCACCTCTTATCGTTCTGCGAGGAGGCGCAATTGCTCTGCTTCATGAACTCATCATCTTATGGGGTCGCAAAGACAATTGACGCCCAACTATACAAAGTATACCCCCGCGGCCCACCCCCGGATACAATTGTGGCAACTGATGACAAGAAAGTAAATGGGGGCATGGAGCAGGGCTTGTTCTTTCGAGAGTCGATGCTGAAGAGCGGGAATGTGATGCCAATGCCCGACCTCCGGGATAACTTTCCCAAAACGTCATTTTTGCCTCGCCGCATTTCCTCCAAACTGCCATTCTCAACCTCGAAGCTCGCTGAGTTGAAGCAAATCTTCCATGCCATTGAAAATTCCACTATGGAGAAGATCATGGCACAAACGCTAGGCCTGTGCGAGGGTGCAGCACTCCAAGACGAAACCAAGAGGTGTGTGGCCTCCATCGAGGACATGATCGACTTCGCCACCTCGGTTTTGGGTCATGACGTCATGGTCCGATCCACGGAGAGTGCCAGAGGGTCGAAGCAGGAGGTCTTGATCGGGGTGGTCAAGAGGATCGAGGGCAGCGAAGGGAGCAAGCCCGTGGCCTGTCACCAGAGTCTATTTCCTTACATTGTCTATTACTGTCATGCATTTCCAAACGTCCGAGTTTACGAAGCAGACATACTAGATCCCAAATCCAAGGCTATGATCAATCACGGTGTCGCCATTTGTCATATGGACACATCAACTTGGAGCCCTGCCCACGGGTCATTTCTGTTGCTTGGATCGGGTCCTGGCCAGATCGAGGTCTGCCATTGGATAAATGAGAATAACATGATGTGGACAATTGCCAAGTAA